In Synechococcus sp. KORDI-52, one genomic interval encodes:
- a CDS encoding pectate lyase, with amino-acid sequence MKRPPSPDSEVDHSDADRPSEGLIRQKTLQNICGRTFVCFGFIVLGVSLYKFVSAFWLDVSPWPELQLGAAGLILVALGRVFQTSALLTSLLSEISPKAQARRSFLMLVLALSIMGCVVLLKVSVQDVYRYKRLLGEGGILEYLQALILFTSAWVSWLISKDLRKRFAMHLHAVVYGITSCLMLFVGLEEIAWGQILFGWKTPNSIAAVNAQNQTTLHNLELFQNHLDLNLFLVSVVALALVLWRPPIPLHKHKMNSKKTMPLNAFVIPKYFWPLLFCAAGLSYFVATESGTNLVINIDQEWAEFLLYLTAGLSLLRTYILLDEAPRHKSAMRTSPIQQSNERNQGAPNDQKLGE; translated from the coding sequence GTGAAACGCCCCCCTAGCCCAGATTCTGAGGTTGATCATTCCGATGCAGACCGACCATCTGAGGGCTTGATCAGACAAAAGACTTTACAGAACATCTGCGGGCGAACTTTCGTATGTTTTGGATTCATTGTTCTTGGAGTATCACTCTACAAATTTGTTAGCGCTTTCTGGCTTGATGTTTCCCCCTGGCCCGAGTTGCAGCTTGGAGCAGCTGGTTTGATCTTGGTTGCGTTAGGACGGGTGTTCCAAACGTCAGCTCTTTTGACGTCCTTACTTTCAGAAATCAGCCCTAAGGCTCAAGCAAGACGGTCCTTTCTCATGCTTGTGCTTGCATTGAGCATTATGGGCTGTGTTGTTTTGCTCAAGGTTTCTGTTCAAGATGTTTATCGCTATAAACGCCTTCTCGGAGAGGGGGGCATCCTGGAGTATTTACAAGCTTTGATTCTTTTTACATCTGCATGGGTCTCTTGGCTAATTTCAAAAGACCTAAGAAAGCGTTTTGCAATGCATTTACATGCTGTGGTTTATGGAATAACTTCTTGCCTCATGCTTTTTGTTGGCCTCGAAGAAATTGCTTGGGGACAAATTTTATTTGGATGGAAAACGCCAAACAGCATCGCTGCTGTTAACGCTCAAAATCAAACAACACTTCATAATCTCGAGCTCTTCCAAAACCACCTTGACCTCAATCTTTTCTTGGTTTCGGTCGTAGCCCTTGCCTTGGTGCTCTGGCGACCCCCGATTCCCTTACATAAACACAAGATGAATAGCAAAAAGACAATGCCACTTAACGCATTCGTGATCCCCAAATACTTCTGGCCCCTACTCTTCTGCGCCGCAGGATTATCATATTTTGTTGCAACAGAATCAGGCACTAACCTTGTGATTAACATCGACCAAGAATGGGCCGAATTTCTTTTATACCTAACCGCCGGATTAAGTTTATTGAGAACCTACATTCTGCTTGACGAAGCGCCACGGCACAAAAGTGCCATGCGAACTTCACCTATCCAGCAAAGCAATGAACGCAATCAAGGAGCACCGAATGATCAAAAGCTGGGAGAATAA
- a CDS encoding MauE/DoxX family redox-associated membrane protein has translation MNSEHVLTDVHIYRMSLPEHECPWGLKAIALLEDRQIKFEDHRLTTQDDVDDFKIKHDVATTPQIFFGTKRIGGYTDLAKHLGVKPDPTDTSYVPVIAVFGTTLLMALVLNIDVVRLFMGFSICTLAMLKLMDVNAFAASFIKYDLISQRWQLWARIYPGVELLIGLGFLLTPPSPLAGWVALLVGLPGMASVLKAVYVDKLALNCACIGGNSKTPLGIVSFSEYAIQTAMGFLVALHLLG, from the coding sequence ATGAACTCAGAACATGTTTTGACCGATGTACACATCTACCGCATGTCTCTACCCGAGCACGAATGTCCCTGGGGCTTGAAGGCAATTGCGCTTCTTGAGGATCGTCAGATCAAGTTTGAAGACCACCGTCTCACAACCCAGGACGACGTTGATGACTTCAAGATCAAACATGACGTGGCCACAACACCACAAATCTTCTTTGGCACGAAGCGAATTGGCGGTTATACCGATCTAGCCAAGCATCTGGGTGTGAAGCCAGACCCCACCGACACGTCCTATGTCCCTGTGATAGCAGTATTTGGCACCACGCTGCTGATGGCTCTGGTCCTGAACATCGATGTGGTGCGTCTTTTCATGGGCTTTTCGATCTGCACACTGGCGATGCTGAAGCTGATGGATGTGAACGCCTTTGCCGCAAGCTTTATCAAATACGATCTGATCAGCCAACGTTGGCAATTGTGGGCACGGATCTATCCAGGTGTTGAGCTGCTGATCGGCTTGGGATTTTTGCTGACACCTCCATCACCACTTGCTGGTTGGGTTGCGCTGCTTGTGGGACTCCCTGGAATGGCTTCTGTGCTTAAAGCGGTCTACGTGGACAAGCTGGCTCTCAACTGCGCCTGCATTGGCGGCAACAGCAAAACACCACTGGGGATTGTGAGTTTTTCGGAATACGCAATTCAAACAGCCATGGGATTCTTGGTGGCGTTGCACCTGTTGGGCTGA
- a CDS encoding Coq4 family protein translates to MTNAQDFAVHRFRETHDIIHVLTGFGIDGVGELGLQGFNLAQNRSPLAAMLIFGGILNSLQKGEALEPLLQDLARGFQMGVNADLVIASKHEDDWERALLEWRQQLRLPVHPDR, encoded by the coding sequence GTGACGAATGCCCAGGACTTTGCAGTGCACCGCTTCAGGGAAACCCACGACATCATCCACGTGCTTACGGGCTTCGGTATTGACGGTGTAGGTGAGCTCGGGTTGCAGGGTTTCAACTTGGCGCAAAATCGTTCACCACTTGCCGCGATGCTGATCTTCGGTGGCATCCTGAACAGCCTCCAGAAGGGTGAAGCTCTCGAGCCATTGCTGCAGGATTTGGCGCGTGGTTTCCAGATGGGTGTAAACGCCGACCTCGTCATCGCCAGCAAACATGAAGATGACTGGGAACGCGCTTTGTTGGAATGGAGGCAACAGTTGCGGTTGCCTGTGCATCCTGACCGTTAA